A single window of Pirellulales bacterium DNA harbors:
- a CDS encoding helix-turn-helix transcriptional regulator → MIAAMAKRQCNKLTDQLRQAIDDCGLTRYEIAMRTGIDESALAKFYNGRRGLSMEALNALGEFLHLKIVLGRTSDMKGK, encoded by the coding sequence ATGATAGCCGCAATGGCAAAAAGACAGTGTAACAAACTAACGGACCAACTGCGGCAAGCGATCGACGATTGTGGCCTAACGCGATACGAAATTGCCATGCGAACCGGCATCGACGAAAGCGCCCTGGCAAAGTTCTACAATGGCCGTCGAGGACTTTCGATGGAAGCACTTAATGCTCTCGGCGAATTCCTACATTTGAAAATCGTATTGGGCAGAACATCAGACATGAAAGGTAAATGA